The DNA sequence GCTTGAGGCGCTGCGGCATCGCGGTGAACGGTCCGGCGTCCGGCTGCATCGATTTTTCGAGCAAGGCGTTGCACGGACAGACCGTCACGCAGTGCCCGCACTCGACGCAGCTCGACTCGCCGATCGGCTTGCCGCCGTCCCAGAGCACGCGTGGGTCGGGCGAGGAATAGTCGATGCTCAGCGTTTCGTTGACCTCGACATTCTGGCAGGCCTCGACGCACTGTCCGCACAAAATGCACTGATCGGGGTCGTAGGTATAGAACGGACCGGATGCATCCTTTTCGTAGGGCTTGCGCGCATACGGATAGCGCTGGATCGCAATATCCATGTCGGCGAAGGTGTTGTGCAGCTTGCAGTCGCCGGTGTTGTTCTCGCAGGTGGTGCAGTACAACTCGTGCTTGGCGAGCAGGCGGTCCATGCCTTCTTCGCGTGCAGCCCGGCTCGCATCGTCGAGGCTGGTGACCTTCATGCCGTCGTTCGCCGTCGTCGCACAACTGCGTTTGAGCTGTCCGTCGACTTCGACCCAGCAGGTGTCGCAGGTCTGCAGCGGGCCGAGTGCCTGGTGATAGCAGACCTGCGGCACATCCACCCCATTCGAGTTCATCAGTTCGACGAGCAGCTCGCCGGTTTTACCTTGCAGCGGCCGACCGTCGAGTTCGATCGTGCAGCGTGCTGGGTCTTCCATGATGATTTCCTTGGCAATCCCTGGTTAAGCGATGGCCGTCCAGGCTTTCGAAGCACCCTAGTTGTCGAGACTGAAATGTGACTGAATCCCTTCGCCGTTTCCCGGATTGGTGGCAGGCCGCCAATGAGTCGGGTTCGACAGAGGCGCTGGCGAGAGTGCCGGCCGTCCGGGAGGATTCCTGCGGTTATTCGGAATCGATCGAGTCACTAGCCGAGGAAGTTCCGGTGGCTCTGGTGTACAACGGCAGCTCGCACGCCGTGATGATGGCCACCCCGAAAGATCTCGGCGACTTCGCTGTCGGCTTCAGCCTGTCCGAAGGCTTGGTCGGCGAGGCGCGTGAGATTGAACTCGTCGACTGCCTGCATCTGGCGAGCGGGATTTCACTGCAGATGCTGATTCCGCAACATCGTTTTGCCGCCATTGCAGGGCGGGACCGAAAACTGGGCGGCCGGACCGGCTGTGGGCTTTGCGGCACGGCGGATCTGGAAGCAGCGATTCGGCCGGTACGCACGGTCGCGAGTACGGCACCGCCGCAACGCCAAACCTTGCTCGATGCTTTCTCGCTGTTGCACCGCCAGCAACCCCTCAATGCTGCCAGCGGCGCGGTGCATGCGGCCGGTCTGCTGGTCGCTGGCGGCGCCCTCATCGCGCGCGAGGACGTCGGTCGCCACAATGCGGTCGACAAGGTGCTCGGCGCCGCCATCCGGCATGGGCTGCGTCCCTGCGTGCTGCTGGTCACCTCGCGCGCCTCCTACGAACTGGTGCACAAGGCCGCTCAACTCGGCTGTACGACCGTCGCGGCGATCTCCGGCCCCACCGCGATGGCTGTTCGTATTGCCGAACAGGCCGGCGTCAACCTGGTGGGTTTCGCGCGCGAGGATCGTATGACGATCTACCACCGGGCCGTCTGAGCACGTGCGGTCGCAACTTGCAGGAGTCATTGGCGGCATCCTGCAATACGCAGGCACGGCCGTGCCGGGCGCTTCCGGACCTTGTGACGCTTCTACCGGCGTAATCGATCGGTCGTCATAGCGGGTGAGCCGGCCGTACCGAGGGTTTGCGGACTTCATGTCGTTTCATCCGGACTTCGACTGGCGTCGATATCGCCGGGCACGCCGAATGCGCAAGGC is a window from the Gammaproteobacteria bacterium genome containing:
- the fdhD gene encoding formate dehydrogenase accessory sulfurtransferase FdhD; its protein translation is MARVPAVREDSCGYSESIESLAEEVPVALVYNGSSHAVMMATPKDLGDFAVGFSLSEGLVGEAREIELVDCLHLASGISLQMLIPQHRFAAIAGRDRKLGGRTGCGLCGTADLEAAIRPVRTVASTAPPQRQTLLDAFSLLHRQQPLNAASGAVHAAGLLVAGGALIAREDVGRHNAVDKVLGAAIRHGLRPCVLLVTSRASYELVHKAAQLGCTTVAAISGPTAMAVRIAEQAGVNLVGFAREDRMTIYHRAV